ATCGACCACCAACCCCGTGTTCGTGCACGGCGAGCGCGTAGAGCCGGGCACGAGCCGTCCATTGCAGCACGGCGATCTGCTTGAGGTGGGCACGCTGGTGTTCCGCTTCCACAGGCCCGAACAGACACCGAGCTCTACCGAAGACGGCGCAACATCGCTCGAGGTCCGCTCGTTCGGCGGCCTGTCAGTTCGAATCGCTGACCGCACATTGAGCGACAAGATCTGGAAGACCCAGAATGTGAAGTGGATGTTCGCCCATCTCGCATACACCTGGGACAAGCCCCTGGGGGTGGAGATTCTGCTCGAGGAGCTCTGGCCAGACGCAGACCTCAAAGGCGCCCGGAACAACTTCAACTACAGCCTGTCGACCTTGCGCAAGATGCTGCGCGAGGAGATGCCGCCGAGCCTCCAGGCCACCGAGATCGTTCTGCGCACGAGCTCGACGATGCAGCTCAACCCGGACCTTCTCGACCATCACGACGCCATCGCGCTTCGCCGCATCTCCGCAACGCGCCCCCCCTGCGACGCACAGAGCGAATCAGAATGGGATCGGGCGGCCGAGGCCGCGATCTTGTCGTACGCGGGGCCGTTCCTTCCCGAGTGCTACCTCGACTGGGCCGAGGCCGCGCGCCAGACCCTCGAGATCGCCGTGATGGACCTGGCGCGCATATTGCTGGAGCGGCTCGATGAACGACACGCATGGGATCAGGCCGTCACGGTGGGAAGCCACGTCCTCGGGCTCGACCGCTGCGCGCAATGGGCGTGCCTTCACGTGATGCGTGCCTTGAGCCACACCGGACGAGCCCTGGAAGCGCTGCGACTGTTCGACGCCAGCCGCGCGCACTGGATGCAGACCGTTGGCGTGGAGCCAGAGATGGCGCTGCTGCGAGAGCAGCAGCGCATCCTGACCCTACTCTGACGCAGGCCCCACCCGCACCGTGTCGGTGGAATCATCGTGATCGTCCAGCGCGTCGATGAGTTCGAGAACCCGCCCGGCACTGGCATATCGGTTGGCGGGATTCGTGTCGAGGAGCACCGACACGACTGCGGCAAGGCCATCGGGAAGGCCCGGCACCTCGAGTGCAGGCGCCTTCGCGGAGAGCTGCTGGCGGACCACCGCGTCGAGATCCTTCCCACGAAAAGGTCGGGTGCCGCTCAGCAGCTCGTAGATGATGATTCCGAGGCTGTAGAGATCTGCCCGTCGATCGACCTCGGTTCCACTCGCCTCGAGCTGCTCGGGAGCCATGTATCCAGGCGTGCCAAAGGCCTCGCCGGTGATGGTGACTGCGTCTCCCCCACGACGGCGAGCCAGGCCGAAATCGAGAATCTTGACCTGGTCGCCAAAGATCATGATGTTCTCTGGCTTCAGGTCGCGATGCACGATGCCGCGCGCATGCGCAAACTCGAGCCCCGCGATGATGGCGCGGATCCACAGGCGACAGGACAGCCACGGCAGGCCTGCCGGATCGATGTGGGCACGCAAGGTGCGCCCAGGCACCAGCTCCATGATGACACACGCCAGACCGTCGCGCTCGATGTAGTCGTAGCAGCGGGGAAACGTGGCGTGCTGCAGCTGGCCGAGAAGGCGGAACTCGCGACGGAAGCGCTCGACGGCGACGGTGTCGTCTTCATCATCGAAGTAGATCACCTTGGCGGCATAGGCCCCTCCCCGTTCATCGACGACGCGATAGACGGCCCCCGTGCCTCCCTTGCCCAGCCGACGTTCCACCCGATAGGCGCCGAGGTGCTTCCCGAGCAGCGGGTCACCACTGGTCTCGAGCTGCGAGGAGAGGCTCTCGAGCCGATCACCCGTCTCCCGTGCCTGGCGTCTCCAGCGCCAGATGACCCCGCTGAGGCCCACGAGTACCAGTGCTGCGAGACCCCACAGATAGGGGTGCGCGGTGACGGTGTCTGCCAGCGAGACGGTCCAGGTCGCTGCCGGGAGCGCATAGCGCCCGACGCTCGGCAGGCGCTCACTCCCCCAGTCCTGGGCGGCCACAGGAACACGAACATCCGCGTGGCCCTCGCAGCGCAGCACGAGGGTGCCCGCCGCGTACTGCACGGGACGCCCCGCTCGATCACGAAGGAGCGGTGGGGAGACCCGCAGGGGCGTTCCCGAGCGCCCCAGGAACGAGAGCCCCATCGGGCCGTCGACGAAGACCTGACACGCGGGGAACGCCTCGAGGGTGAGGGTGACCTCTTCGGCCGGCGGTGCGGCAGACACGCCCCCCGAGGTCAGCAGCAAGATGGCGATGACCCCCGTAGACGAGACGACGGCTGCGCAAGAGGGCAACTCGAGTTGACACCCCGGCAATTTCGCACCCCCCTGCTCGCAGCCCTCTCCAGCCGTCGTTCGACTCGTCTCGTGAGCCTCTCCAACGCCTGCTCGCTGCCACCACGCTCAGCCGCCGAGGCCGGACAGGAACGCCAGCACCTGTGCGGTGGCGATGACGTTGAACGGGAAGGTGGCCATGGTGTGATGGCCGCAGGGAAGCCACATCTCGCGATGGCGCAGGCCCCTTTGCCGGAGGGCTTCGTAGAGCGGTCGCGTCAGGTCGGGGAGACAGGTGGGGTCGTACGTTCCCGAGACGAAGAGCATCGAGCGCGAATCATCGACGAGGCGGTCGACATGAGACAAGGGGCTGAGGGGCGACCAGAGGTGGCGCAGCTGCTCGAGGGTGACGTGACCGCTGAGGGCCGCCCGCACGTGCTCGGTGGCCATCCCCCGCCAGACGACATCCGCGAACGACGCGGCCAGCATGACGAACGTGCCCTTTTGCAGCCGTGTGTCGTGGACGAAGGCCAGAAAGCCGATGAGCGAGCCAGCGCTCGTGCCGGTGACGGCGATGCGCTCAACCCCTTGCATCTCGAGCCAGTCGGCCGCGCGTCGCACGTCGAGCACGCCCTGGCGCACCGCCGCGAGGGTGCGACCGATATTGGCCGAGCAGAGATACTCGGGGCGCGCGACGCACGACGGCTGACGCGCGTGGTGATAGGGCGCGCTCACAAGCAGCGCGGTGAAGCCGCATCGAACGAGCAGGCGGCAGAACGTGACGTGGCTCTGCCATGACGCGGTCCACTCCGGGATGACGATGACCGCGTGACGGCTTCGTCCGCGAAAGACGCGCCCCACCACGGTATCATTCACGGGATAGCGCGAGGTCACGGCCGAGGGAAAGCGCAGCAACGCACCGTCAAAGGTGTACGGCCCCTCGAAGCGCGGCCCCGCCGAGAACAGGGTGTCGCTTCGTTCCTGCGCGCGTCGCACGAGCGCGTCGAGCTCGGCGACACCTCCGAGGCCGAGATGCTCGACGCCCCACTCGAACGGCA
This genomic window from Pseudomonadota bacterium contains:
- a CDS encoding FHA domain-containing protein; translation: MPRPDESCAPGPHPVPDGDSTASETLPVARAASEDAVQSSLELRVRYVDRPREVVPLHRATVEHVIDGVHLRFHPEPGRARFRCLTSSAQVYKNGEAVDAGTLEAGASIEVGRHRVFLWDAGNPIAYLRGYSPPYANEIWPLPPGLHPIGRAGRRQNAVQLDHPTVSREHATITADADGRYTVTGESTTNPVFVHGERVEPGTSRPLQHGDLLEVGTLVFRFHRPEQTPSSTEDGATSLEVRSFGGLSVRIADRTLSDKIWKTQNVKWMFAHLAYTWDKPLGVEILLEELWPDADLKGARNNFNYSLSTLRKMLREEMPPSLQATEIVLRTSSTMQLNPDLLDHHDAIALRRISATRPPCDAQSESEWDRAAEAAILSYAGPFLPECYLDWAEAARQTLEIAVMDLARILLERLDERHAWDQAVTVGSHVLGLDRCAQWACLHVMRALSHTGRALEALRLFDASRAHWMQTVGVEPEMALLREQQRILTLL
- a CDS encoding serine/threonine protein kinase, encoding MPSCAAVVSSTGVIAILLLTSGGVSAAPPAEEVTLTLEAFPACQVFVDGPMGLSFLGRSGTPLRVSPPLLRDRAGRPVQYAAGTLVLRCEGHADVRVPVAAQDWGSERLPSVGRYALPAATWTVSLADTVTAHPYLWGLAALVLVGLSGVIWRWRRQARETGDRLESLSSQLETSGDPLLGKHLGAYRVERRLGKGGTGAVYRVVDERGGAYAAKVIYFDDEDDTVAVERFRREFRLLGQLQHATFPRCYDYIERDGLACVIMELVPGRTLRAHIDPAGLPWLSCRLWIRAIIAGLEFAHARGIVHRDLKPENIMIFGDQVKILDFGLARRRGGDAVTITGEAFGTPGYMAPEQLEASGTEVDRRADLYSLGIIIYELLSGTRPFRGKDLDAVVRQQLSAKAPALEVPGLPDGLAAVVSVLLDTNPANRYASAGRVLELIDALDDHDDSTDTVRVGPASE